A genomic segment from Polyangium mundeleinium encodes:
- a CDS encoding glycoside hydrolase family 3 N-terminal domain-containing protein, translating into MQRRKFGGIGLVLLASLLGCGDGAQNGVFPSGSVEERKTRALLDRMTLEEKIGQMNQYIAPIYAQSLDSPDLAGKVDTLLAQGLVGSFLFVTDAGEANALQEKAARARLGIPLIFGIDAVHGLAPVRGATIFPTPIGMAATFDVDLVERSGEVTAHEMRVTGMHWAFSPVLDLARDPRWGRTAETFGEDPFVVASLGSALVRGLQGPDQAHLRVLACLKHFLGPGLPLGGRNMGPIDVSERALRTTFLPPFQAGVDAGALSVMAAYNDVNGVPSHVSEELLTNVLRREWGFRGFVVSDWEGIEMLHTTHHVAESQKDAIRQAVLAGVDMHMHGEGFSKPLVELVREGAVGAWRIDEAAGRILRVKRALGLFEHRYVDAARAASVLASPGHRKVALEAARKSIVLLRNEQDLLPLRKNLKKILVTGPNADNTALLGDWTAPQPAENVITVLEGIRAAVSPATVVHFVDPGRVFEETNETIQRTAEEARDADVAIVVLGENETRYDDRGALDRRRRERTGGEGADRADLTLVGRQMDLVRAIVETGTPTVVVLVNGRPLAIPWIAANVPAVLEAFEPGLVGGQAVAEVLFGDVSPSGRLPISIPRSVGQLPVHYDHPRSAESPYVDESFEPLYGFGHGLSFTRFVYADLRVPERTRRGEDVLISVVVRNAGARAADEVVLLFVRDVVASVTRPVRALRGFQRVHLAPGERRVVQFRIPFASLAVLDRQRERVVEPGTFEVSIGGLRGSWIALRK; encoded by the coding sequence ATGCAGCGGCGGAAGTTCGGGGGAATCGGGCTCGTGCTCCTCGCCTCCCTGCTCGGGTGCGGCGACGGCGCGCAGAACGGGGTGTTCCCGTCGGGCTCCGTCGAGGAGCGGAAAACACGCGCGCTGCTCGATCGCATGACGCTCGAAGAAAAGATCGGCCAGATGAACCAGTACATCGCGCCGATCTACGCGCAGAGCCTCGATTCCCCCGATCTCGCCGGAAAGGTCGACACGCTGCTCGCGCAGGGGCTCGTGGGCTCGTTCCTGTTCGTCACGGATGCCGGCGAGGCGAACGCGCTCCAGGAGAAGGCGGCACGCGCGCGGCTCGGGATTCCGCTGATTTTCGGCATCGACGCGGTGCATGGACTTGCCCCCGTGCGCGGCGCGACGATTTTCCCGACGCCGATCGGCATGGCCGCGACGTTCGACGTCGACCTCGTGGAGCGTAGCGGCGAGGTCACGGCGCACGAGATGCGGGTGACGGGCATGCATTGGGCGTTTTCCCCGGTCCTCGACCTGGCGCGGGATCCGCGGTGGGGCCGGACGGCGGAGACGTTCGGCGAGGATCCGTTCGTCGTCGCGTCGCTGGGCAGCGCCCTCGTCCGCGGCTTGCAAGGCCCGGATCAGGCGCATCTCCGGGTCCTCGCTTGCCTCAAGCATTTCCTCGGGCCCGGCTTGCCCCTCGGCGGCCGGAACATGGGGCCCATCGACGTCTCGGAGCGCGCCTTGCGCACGACGTTTCTCCCGCCCTTCCAGGCCGGCGTGGACGCGGGGGCGCTCTCCGTGATGGCCGCGTACAACGACGTCAATGGGGTGCCGAGCCATGTCTCCGAGGAGCTGCTCACGAACGTCCTCCGGCGCGAATGGGGGTTTCGGGGGTTCGTCGTGAGCGACTGGGAGGGCATCGAGATGCTCCACACCACGCACCACGTGGCGGAGTCGCAGAAGGACGCGATCCGGCAGGCGGTGCTCGCAGGCGTGGACATGCACATGCACGGCGAGGGATTTTCGAAGCCGCTCGTCGAGCTCGTGCGCGAGGGCGCGGTCGGCGCCTGGAGGATCGACGAGGCCGCGGGGCGGATTCTGCGCGTCAAGCGCGCGCTCGGCTTGTTCGAGCATCGGTACGTCGACGCGGCGCGCGCCGCCTCCGTCCTCGCGTCGCCGGGGCATCGAAAGGTGGCCCTGGAAGCGGCGCGGAAATCGATCGTGCTCCTGCGGAACGAGCAGGATCTCCTGCCCTTGCGCAAGAACCTGAAGAAGATCCTCGTGACGGGGCCCAATGCCGACAACACGGCCTTGCTCGGCGACTGGACCGCGCCTCAGCCCGCGGAGAACGTGATCACCGTGCTGGAAGGCATTCGCGCGGCGGTCTCCCCGGCGACGGTGGTGCACTTCGTGGATCCGGGCCGGGTGTTCGAGGAGACGAACGAAACGATCCAGCGCACGGCGGAAGAGGCCCGCGACGCCGACGTGGCCATCGTGGTGCTGGGGGAGAACGAGACACGGTACGACGACCGCGGCGCCTTGGATCGGCGGCGGCGCGAGCGCACCGGCGGCGAGGGCGCCGATCGCGCGGATCTCACGCTCGTGGGGCGGCAGATGGATCTCGTCCGCGCGATCGTCGAGACGGGCACGCCGACGGTCGTGGTGCTCGTCAACGGGCGACCCCTGGCGATCCCCTGGATTGCCGCGAACGTCCCCGCCGTGCTCGAAGCCTTCGAGCCGGGCCTCGTCGGAGGCCAGGCCGTCGCGGAGGTGCTCTTCGGCGACGTGAGCCCGAGCGGACGGCTGCCGATCTCGATTCCGCGGAGCGTGGGGCAGCTGCCCGTCCATTACGATCACCCGCGCTCGGCCGAGAGCCCTTACGTGGACGAGAGCTTCGAGCCGCTGTACGGATTCGGCCACGGGCTGAGCTTCACCCGGTTCGTGTATGCGGACCTCCGGGTGCCCGAGCGAACGAGGCGAGGGGAGGACGTCCTGATCTCCGTCGTCGTGCGCAACGCGGGCGCGCGCGCGGCCGACGAGGTGGTGCTGCTGTTCGTGCGCGACGTCGTCGCCAGCGTGACCCGGCCGGTGCGCGCGCTGCGCGGCTTTCAGCGGGTGCACCTCGCCCCGGGGGAGCGCCGGGTCGTGCAGTTTCGGATCCCGTTCGCGTCGCTCGCGGTGCTCGATCGACAGAGAGAGCGGGTCGTGGAGCCGGGCACGTTCGAGGTGTCGATCGGCGGGCTGCGCGGGTCGTGGATCGCCTTGCGAAAGTGA
- a CDS encoding Lcl domain-containing protein, whose amino-acid sequence MKRAPFWFFALVAACGGAPASLSAPSGGSASAFPQATPGDLPAPSLLPRPTFDLPPAAGPSASLANVLRASHSIVVGTISDIHAFTRPCAVDLVLDVRPEMRLLGDRFQGNEQRPLLVSFPRAADEKGCERNPLGYRGAPALSRFVVGQRLVFFVGFRRVVERAPAPPASRWDAQGLHDPSLYGDDLLGVADVDEIPAIVRQRGPLVTDAQLAPLAGKPSFRVQGDVATDAATGLAWQRDVAKTELKIVAATRHCENLVLGGHDDWRLPRYFELVSIVDHGRGSPALDPSVFRGPPEGLLWAGTEDAGAPWVLDVADGNLQSTHYDEPSPYGKYNVRCVRSEEGPSLRAALPFARYRRAGGLVEDALQRLGFSAAIAAPMRWAEANTFCAAKVEAGHDDFRLPTVRELVSLSEANDCEVLWKDEPEGEDGLWTSTLNPADKSHAFQVRNLCSPQYWSEPTVGPPVLASEGEEHARFRALCVRDLPPIPKAGAQVQSRYPSGHIFAEGALRKGKRHGTWTYHHDQGPPWIRLEYRDGVLDGAFSVFYDSGERLAEGAFAGGAPAGTWTHFDTLGRRASVVAHERGERSGRSTTYTPEGAKIAREETWARGLRQGTVVDHDEETGTKTRVAHYKAGLREGAVETFHPNGARAMVGQYRGDKPDGTFTRFHPNGARAAVFSFRGGELDGPYESWHPDGKPHEKGTYQKGLRDGAWTALYPSGKRAAEGQFQRGTGTLREFYENGKPRYEQPLVEGLREGTTVFFREDGSKDHEVGFSRDTLDGIWREYDPSGRLTFDRHFEKGREHGPFVRFHANGQKNEEGTYAHGLQVGPYRRWDEEGRLSVEGVFQDGLHQGTWTDYVGGKPYMRSFYERGVEVRDPERVESR is encoded by the coding sequence ATGAAACGTGCTCCGTTCTGGTTTTTCGCGCTCGTCGCGGCGTGCGGCGGCGCGCCGGCCTCGCTTTCGGCTCCTTCCGGCGGATCCGCATCCGCCTTCCCGCAGGCCACGCCCGGGGATCTGCCGGCGCCTTCGCTCCTGCCGCGGCCGACGTTCGACCTCCCGCCCGCCGCGGGCCCGTCCGCTTCGCTCGCGAACGTCCTCCGGGCGAGCCACAGCATCGTCGTCGGCACGATCTCCGACATCCACGCGTTCACGCGCCCCTGCGCGGTCGACCTCGTCCTCGACGTGCGCCCGGAAATGCGGCTCCTCGGCGACAGGTTCCAGGGAAACGAGCAACGTCCGCTCCTCGTTTCGTTCCCCCGCGCCGCGGACGAGAAGGGGTGCGAGCGCAACCCGCTCGGGTATCGCGGCGCCCCCGCGCTGTCGCGCTTCGTCGTCGGGCAACGCCTCGTCTTTTTCGTGGGCTTTCGCCGCGTGGTGGAGCGTGCTCCTGCGCCCCCCGCGTCGCGCTGGGATGCGCAAGGCCTCCATGATCCTTCCCTCTACGGCGACGACCTCCTCGGCGTCGCGGACGTGGACGAGATCCCCGCGATCGTGCGCCAGCGCGGTCCCCTCGTCACCGACGCGCAGCTCGCGCCCCTCGCGGGAAAACCGTCCTTTCGGGTCCAGGGCGACGTCGCGACCGACGCCGCGACGGGCCTCGCGTGGCAGCGGGACGTCGCGAAAACCGAGCTCAAGATCGTCGCCGCGACGCGCCATTGCGAGAACCTCGTGCTCGGGGGCCACGACGATTGGCGCTTGCCTCGTTACTTCGAGCTCGTCTCCATCGTCGACCACGGCCGCGGCAGCCCAGCGCTCGATCCCTCGGTGTTCCGGGGCCCGCCCGAAGGCTTGCTCTGGGCCGGCACCGAGGACGCGGGCGCTCCCTGGGTCCTCGACGTCGCGGATGGCAATCTTCAGTCGACCCATTACGACGAGCCGAGCCCGTACGGAAAATACAACGTCCGCTGCGTGCGCTCCGAGGAAGGCCCCTCGCTGCGCGCCGCGCTCCCCTTCGCGCGGTACCGGCGCGCGGGGGGGCTCGTCGAGGACGCGCTCCAGCGGCTCGGCTTTTCGGCGGCGATCGCGGCGCCCATGCGCTGGGCGGAGGCGAACACGTTCTGCGCTGCGAAGGTCGAGGCCGGCCACGACGATTTCCGGCTGCCCACGGTGCGCGAGCTCGTCAGCTTGTCCGAAGCGAACGATTGCGAGGTGCTCTGGAAGGACGAACCAGAGGGGGAGGATGGCCTCTGGACATCGACGCTCAACCCCGCGGACAAGAGCCACGCGTTCCAGGTGCGAAACCTCTGCTCGCCGCAGTACTGGTCCGAGCCGACGGTCGGGCCACCCGTGCTCGCGAGCGAGGGCGAGGAGCACGCGCGCTTCCGGGCCCTGTGCGTGCGTGACCTGCCGCCGATCCCCAAGGCCGGGGCCCAGGTGCAGAGCCGCTACCCGAGCGGCCACATCTTCGCCGAGGGCGCGCTGCGGAAGGGGAAACGGCACGGGACGTGGACGTACCACCACGATCAGGGTCCGCCGTGGATACGCCTCGAATACCGGGACGGCGTCCTCGACGGGGCATTTTCGGTGTTTTACGACAGCGGCGAGCGCCTCGCCGAGGGTGCGTTCGCCGGCGGCGCGCCGGCCGGTACGTGGACGCATTTCGACACGCTGGGCCGGCGCGCGTCCGTCGTCGCGCACGAACGGGGCGAGCGCTCCGGGCGCTCCACGACGTACACGCCCGAGGGGGCGAAGATCGCGCGGGAAGAGACCTGGGCCCGGGGCCTCCGGCAAGGGACCGTCGTCGACCATGACGAGGAGACGGGGACGAAGACGCGCGTGGCGCACTACAAAGCCGGCCTCCGCGAAGGCGCCGTCGAGACGTTCCACCCGAACGGCGCGCGCGCCATGGTCGGCCAGTATCGAGGGGACAAACCGGACGGCACGTTCACGCGGTTCCACCCGAACGGCGCGCGCGCGGCCGTCTTCTCGTTCCGCGGCGGCGAGCTCGACGGCCCCTACGAATCCTGGCACCCGGACGGCAAGCCCCACGAAAAAGGCACGTACCAGAAGGGCCTGCGCGACGGCGCTTGGACCGCGCTGTATCCCTCGGGCAAGCGCGCTGCGGAGGGCCAATTCCAGCGAGGCACGGGGACGCTGCGGGAATTCTACGAGAACGGCAAACCGCGGTACGAGCAGCCGCTCGTGGAGGGGCTCCGCGAGGGGACGACCGTGTTTTTCCGGGAAGACGGCTCCAAGGACCACGAGGTCGGCTTCTCCCGCGACACCCTCGACGGCATCTGGCGCGAATACGACCCGAGCGGGCGCTTGACGTTCGACCGGCACTTCGAAAAAGGCCGGGAGCACGGCCCCTTCGTGCGGTTTCATGCGAACGGCCAGAAGAACGAGGAGGGCACGTATGCGCACGGGCTGCAAGTCGGCCCCTACCGGCGCTGGGACGAGGAGGGCAGGCTCTCCGTGGAGGGCGTGTTCCAGGACGGCCTGCACCAGGGGACGTGGACCGATTACGTCGGCGGCAAGCCCTACATGCGGAGCTTTTACGAGCGCGGGGTCGAGGTGCGGGATCCCGAGCGGGTCGAGTCCCGCTGA